From Amycolatopsis sp. YIM 10, the proteins below share one genomic window:
- a CDS encoding Ig-like domain-containing protein: MPSKKSLLLLPLAALLLLSACSASDSGGTTAGTPEPAPPVVRIEPAGGQDLSPVTPVTVHTENAGLTEVVVANTERGTQVKGTLAPDRASWTSAEPLGYGASYTITAKAVDRQGKPIEQQAKISTLTPKQQAEPNLIPAPGAVAQGGIGVGQPIVFQFSQPVKGDAAKATVEKSLSVVSEPAQEGGWYWIDDKNVHYRPKEYWQPGTTLKVAAKVYGVDFGGGVYGAQDREETYKVHDSWVAKADGNTEQMQIFHSGALVKTMPISMGKDATPTHLGAHVISEKHDSYTMDSCTYGVCQGSPGYYRTQEKWSLRISNDGEFVHENPNSVGQQGSSNVSHGCINLNAENAKWFFDNLGLGDVVEVTNSGGPQLPVWDLYGDWSVPWDQWVAGSALR; this comes from the coding sequence ATGCCATCCAAGAAGTCTTTACTCTTGCTTCCGCTGGCCGCGTTGCTGCTGCTTTCCGCGTGCTCGGCGAGCGATTCCGGCGGCACCACCGCGGGCACCCCGGAACCGGCGCCGCCGGTCGTGCGCATCGAGCCGGCGGGCGGGCAGGACCTCAGCCCGGTCACCCCGGTCACCGTGCACACCGAGAACGCGGGGCTGACCGAGGTGGTGGTGGCGAACACCGAGCGGGGGACGCAGGTCAAGGGCACGCTGGCACCGGACCGCGCCAGCTGGACATCGGCCGAACCGCTCGGGTACGGCGCCAGCTACACGATCACCGCGAAAGCCGTTGACCGGCAAGGAAAACCGATCGAGCAGCAGGCGAAGATCAGCACCCTGACGCCGAAGCAGCAGGCCGAGCCGAACCTGATCCCGGCGCCCGGCGCGGTGGCGCAGGGCGGGATCGGCGTCGGGCAGCCGATCGTGTTCCAGTTCAGCCAGCCGGTGAAGGGCGACGCCGCGAAGGCCACCGTGGAGAAGTCGCTCTCGGTGGTCTCCGAACCGGCGCAGGAGGGCGGCTGGTACTGGATCGACGACAAGAACGTGCACTACCGGCCCAAGGAGTACTGGCAGCCGGGCACCACGCTGAAGGTGGCGGCCAAGGTGTACGGCGTCGATTTCGGCGGCGGGGTCTACGGCGCGCAGGACCGCGAGGAAACCTACAAGGTGCACGATTCCTGGGTGGCCAAGGCGGACGGCAACACCGAGCAGATGCAGATATTCCACAGTGGAGCGCTGGTGAAGACCATGCCGATCTCGATGGGCAAGGACGCCACCCCGACCCATCTCGGCGCGCACGTCATCTCGGAAAAGCACGACAGCTACACGATGGACTCGTGCACCTACGGCGTCTGCCAGGGCTCGCCCGGTTACTACCGGACGCAGGAGAAGTGGTCGCTGCGCATCTCGAACGACGGCGAGTTCGTGCACGAGAACCCGAACAGCGTCGGCCAGCAGGGCAGCTCGAACGTCTCACACGGCTGCATCAATCTCAACGCCGAGAACGCCAAGTGGTTCTTCGACAACCTCGGCCTCGGCGATGTGGTCGAAGTGACGAACTCCGGCGGCCCGCAGCTACCGGTGTGGGACCTCTACGGCGACTGGTCGGTGCCGTGGGACCAGTGGGTGGCGGGCAGCGCACTCCGCTGA
- a CDS encoding acyl-CoA dehydrogenase family protein, producing MADQPKVTEKEARAVAEEARESGWQKPSFAKELFLGRFRLDLVHPHPLPSAEDEAKADRFLTQLRAYCETLDGTVIERESRIPDEFVKGFAELGCFGIKIPEAYGGLGLTQFAYNRALMLAASVHPTIGALLSAHQSIGVPEPLKLAGTDEQKKRFLPRCAKGAVTAFLLTEPDVGSDPARLATAAVPVDGGEAYELDGVKLWTTNGVVAELVVVMARVPKSEGHRGGVTAFIVEADSPGITVEHRNAFMGLRGIENGVTRFHKVRVPKENMVGREGDGLKIALTTLNTGRLSIPAMCAGAAKWCLKIAREWSGERVQWGKPVGEHGAVANKISYIAATSYALEAVLDLSGHMSDEGRNDIRIEAALAKLWASEVSCLIADELMQIRGGRGYETAESLAARGERAVPVEQLVRDLRINRIFEGSSEIMRLLIAREAVDSHLTAAGDLADPDADVKAKAKAAAKASGFYAKWLPKLVAGKGQVPTSYPEFGALAGHLRYVERTARKLARSTFYGMARWQAGLEKRQGFLGRIVDIGAELFAMSAACVRAEMQRGINREEGEAAYELADAFCRQARLRVDALFGALWDNTDDVDHRIAGHTLKGRYTWLEQGVLDPSEGTGPWITDWQAGASTKENVARRYLPKTTQNGN from the coding sequence GTGGCCGACCAGCCGAAGGTGACGGAGAAGGAAGCCCGCGCGGTGGCCGAGGAGGCGAGGGAGAGCGGCTGGCAGAAACCCTCCTTCGCCAAGGAGCTGTTCCTCGGCCGGTTCCGCCTCGACCTGGTGCACCCGCACCCGCTGCCGTCCGCCGAGGACGAGGCGAAGGCGGACCGGTTCCTCACCCAGCTCCGCGCCTACTGCGAGACCCTCGACGGCACCGTCATCGAGCGCGAGTCCCGCATCCCGGACGAGTTCGTCAAGGGCTTCGCCGAGCTGGGCTGCTTCGGCATCAAGATCCCCGAGGCCTACGGCGGCCTCGGGCTGACCCAGTTCGCCTACAACCGCGCGCTGATGCTGGCCGCCTCGGTGCACCCGACGATCGGCGCGCTGCTGTCCGCGCACCAGTCCATCGGCGTGCCCGAACCGCTCAAGCTGGCCGGGACCGACGAGCAGAAGAAGCGCTTCCTGCCCCGGTGCGCGAAGGGTGCGGTCACCGCCTTCCTGCTCACCGAGCCCGACGTCGGCTCGGACCCGGCGCGCCTGGCCACCGCCGCGGTGCCGGTCGACGGCGGCGAGGCGTACGAACTCGACGGGGTGAAGCTGTGGACCACCAACGGGGTGGTCGCCGAACTCGTCGTGGTGATGGCCCGCGTGCCCAAGAGCGAAGGACATCGCGGCGGGGTCACCGCGTTCATCGTCGAGGCCGACTCGCCCGGCATCACCGTCGAGCACCGCAACGCGTTCATGGGCCTGCGCGGTATCGAGAACGGGGTGACCCGGTTCCACAAGGTGCGCGTGCCGAAGGAGAACATGGTCGGCCGTGAGGGCGACGGGCTCAAGATCGCGCTGACCACGCTGAACACCGGGCGCCTGTCCATTCCGGCGATGTGCGCGGGCGCGGCGAAGTGGTGCCTGAAGATCGCGCGCGAATGGTCGGGCGAGCGGGTCCAGTGGGGCAAGCCGGTCGGTGAGCACGGCGCGGTGGCGAACAAGATCTCCTACATCGCGGCGACCTCGTACGCGTTGGAGGCCGTGCTCGACCTGTCCGGGCACATGAGCGACGAGGGGCGCAACGACATCCGGATCGAGGCGGCGCTGGCGAAGCTGTGGGCCAGCGAGGTGTCCTGCCTGATCGCCGACGAACTGATGCAGATCCGCGGTGGCCGCGGTTACGAGACGGCCGAATCGCTGGCCGCGCGCGGGGAGCGGGCGGTGCCGGTCGAGCAGTTGGTCCGCGACCTGCGGATCAACCGGATCTTCGAGGGCTCCTCGGAGATCATGCGACTGCTGATCGCGCGGGAAGCGGTCGACTCGCACCTCACCGCGGCGGGTGATCTCGCCGATCCGGACGCCGACGTGAAGGCCAAGGCGAAGGCCGCCGCGAAGGCCAGTGGGTTTTACGCGAAGTGGCTGCCGAAACTGGTCGCGGGCAAGGGGCAGGTGCCGACCTCGTACCCCGAGTTCGGTGCGCTGGCCGGGCACCTGCGTTACGTCGAGCGGACCGCGCGCAAGCTCGCGCGGTCGACCTTCTACGGCATGGCGCGCTGGCAGGCCGGGCTGGAGAAGCGGCAGGGCTTCCTCGGGCGGATCGTCGACATCGGTGCCGAGTTGTTCGCGATGTCGGCGGCCTGCGTGCGCGCGGAGATGCAGCGCGGGATCAACCGCGAAGAGGGCGAAGCGGCCTACGAACTCGCCGACGCCTTCTGCCGCCAGGCGCGGTTGCGAGTCGATGCGCTGTTCGGCGCGTTGTGGGACAACACCGACGACGTCGACCACCGGATCGCCGGGCACACGCTGAAGGGCCGGTACACCTGGCTCGAGCAAGGCGTGCTCGACCCGAGCGAGGGCACCGGCCCCTGGATCACCGACTGGCAGGCAGGCGCGTCCACCAAGGAAAACGTGGCACGCCGCTACTTGCCAAAGACAACTCAGAATGGGAACTGA
- a CDS encoding low temperature requirement protein A: protein MRARDTHEPHRVATPLELLFDLCFVVAVAQAAVGLHHGLAENHIGEGVLSFLMVFFAIWWAWMNFTWFASAFDTDDGPYRLTTLVQIAGSLVVAAGVSRAFEGEFDVVVGGYVVMRLAMVAQWLRAARSDVDCRPTSLRYAAGIVVAQAGWVLWLFVPDGLQLPAFVVLMLVEVATPVWAERAHGTNYHRHHIAERYGLFTIIVLGETILSSTNAFREAIAEGHVADLVSLAVAALVIVFSLWWLYFDQPGHLRLTTLRASLTWGYGHYVIFASLAALGAGIEVAVDYDTHTAHIGGVPTALATTIPVALFLLSVWLLHVGPSNECRPIAIGFPVAAVLVLACTFSPAPIHFAAAVCALLVLTVVLATRGHPVEEH from the coding sequence ATGCGGGCCAGGGACACCCACGAGCCCCACCGCGTCGCGACCCCGCTGGAACTGCTCTTCGACCTCTGCTTCGTGGTGGCCGTCGCGCAGGCCGCGGTCGGGTTGCACCACGGGCTCGCGGAGAACCACATCGGCGAAGGCGTGCTGAGCTTCCTGATGGTGTTCTTCGCCATCTGGTGGGCGTGGATGAACTTCACCTGGTTCGCCTCCGCCTTCGACACCGACGACGGGCCGTACCGGCTGACCACGCTGGTGCAGATCGCCGGCAGCCTGGTTGTCGCTGCCGGGGTCTCGCGTGCCTTCGAGGGCGAGTTCGACGTGGTGGTCGGCGGCTACGTGGTGATGCGGCTGGCCATGGTGGCCCAGTGGCTGCGCGCGGCACGGTCCGATGTGGACTGCCGTCCGACGTCGTTGCGCTACGCGGCGGGCATCGTGGTCGCGCAGGCCGGCTGGGTGCTCTGGCTGTTCGTTCCCGACGGACTGCAACTGCCCGCGTTCGTGGTGCTGATGCTGGTCGAGGTGGCCACGCCGGTCTGGGCGGAACGCGCGCACGGCACCAACTACCACCGCCACCACATCGCCGAGCGGTACGGGCTGTTCACCATCATCGTGCTCGGCGAGACGATCCTCAGTTCCACCAACGCTTTCCGCGAGGCCATCGCCGAAGGGCACGTGGCCGACCTGGTGTCACTGGCGGTGGCCGCGCTGGTGATCGTGTTCTCCCTTTGGTGGCTCTACTTCGACCAGCCGGGCCATCTGCGGCTGACCACCCTTCGGGCCTCGCTCACCTGGGGCTACGGGCACTACGTGATCTTCGCTTCGCTGGCCGCGCTGGGCGCCGGGATCGAGGTGGCCGTCGACTACGACACGCACACCGCGCACATCGGCGGGGTGCCGACCGCGCTGGCCACCACGATCCCGGTGGCGCTGTTCCTGCTCAGCGTGTGGTTGCTGCACGTGGGGCCGTCGAACGAGTGCCGCCCGATCGCGATCGGCTTCCCGGTGGCGGCCGTGCTGGTGCTGGCCTGCACCTTCAGCCCGGCGCCGATCCACTTCGCCGCCGCTGTCTGCGCGCTGCTGGTGCTGACCGTGGTGCTGGCCACGCGCGGACATCCGGTGGAGGAGCATTGA
- a CDS encoding patatin-like phospholipase family protein — protein sequence MTTAELPRPLAFVLGGGGSLGAMQVGMLRAVTEAGYRPDLVVGTSVGSLNSAVLALKGDDQAERLEHIWTRMTRHEAFPGGVFSQVRTLRTSGTNLFPNTGLAAIIDEYLGDGTTFEDLALPLGVVTTDVETAEPRLIRSGELRPALLASCAIPGIYPPVEHEGRLLYDGGLVANVPMRQAISMGAKSLVVLDCAFPGQLPARPQTLAEVVMFTAMISMRNQAVLEAPLAAAEVPVVYLPGPPPVRVSPLDFRRTREFTALAYETAKKHLEGLSVNGPGLYGVPGLATP from the coding sequence ATGACCACGGCGGAACTCCCGCGCCCGCTCGCGTTTGTGCTCGGGGGCGGCGGCAGCCTTGGCGCGATGCAGGTCGGCATGCTGCGGGCGGTCACCGAAGCGGGCTACCGTCCCGACCTGGTGGTGGGCACCTCGGTCGGTTCGCTCAACAGCGCGGTGCTCGCCCTCAAGGGGGACGACCAGGCCGAACGGCTGGAGCACATCTGGACCAGGATGACCCGGCACGAGGCCTTTCCCGGCGGGGTGTTCAGCCAGGTCCGCACGCTGCGGACCAGCGGGACCAACCTCTTCCCGAACACCGGCCTGGCCGCGATCATCGACGAGTACCTCGGTGACGGCACCACCTTCGAAGACCTCGCGCTGCCGCTGGGCGTGGTGACCACGGACGTGGAGACGGCCGAGCCGCGGCTCATCCGCTCGGGCGAGCTGCGGCCCGCGTTGCTGGCCAGCTGCGCCATTCCGGGCATCTACCCGCCGGTCGAGCACGAGGGCAGGCTGCTCTACGACGGCGGCCTGGTGGCCAACGTGCCGATGCGCCAAGCGATCTCGATGGGCGCGAAGTCGCTCGTCGTGCTCGACTGCGCGTTCCCGGGCCAGCTGCCCGCGCGGCCGCAGACGCTGGCCGAAGTGGTGATGTTCACCGCGATGATCAGCATGCGGAACCAGGCGGTGCTGGAGGCGCCCCTGGCCGCGGCCGAGGTGCCGGTGGTCTACCTGCCCGGCCCGCCACCCGTGCGGGTGAGCCCGCTCGACTTCCGGCGCACCCGCGAATTCACCGCACTCGCGTACGAAACGGCCAAAAAGCACCTCGAAGGCCTTTCCGTGAACGGTCCCGGGCTTTACGGGGTGCCCGGCCTCGCCACGCCTTGA
- a CDS encoding MFS transporter encodes MVLLDVSIVNVALPSMQRDLGASAGGMQWVVSGYALTFGLVLVAGGRLGDALGRRRMFLFALTGFVLTSALAGAAPTEVLLILARLLQGVAGGLLTPQNTGLIQELFAGPERGRAFGMFGATVGLSTAIGPVLGGVILAAFGDPEGWRWVFFVNIPIGALALVLAAKLLPKSPRRVRGLKSELDFVGALLLGLAVAGVLFPVMEAEQGGLGTLWWMFPVAVVLGVLFVWWERRLVRLERAPLLDVRLFTTVRGFTSGATLGSVYFCAFTGIWLVFAMFFQQGLGYTPLESGLAVTPFAVGSAVSSVVAGRLVERWGRRLTVTGLSMVVLGMLGSGAAVLLFPAHAGLAVALPLLVGGLGGGMVISPNTTLTLECVPTRMAGVAGGALQTGQRIGTAIGTAMLASIFHAVVTGSGKDYPVALAVSMGCAAGLTAVALGLGVFELRRRRVAVGEKPSVFVDSPSG; translated from the coding sequence ATGGTGTTGCTCGACGTCAGCATCGTGAACGTGGCCCTGCCGTCGATGCAGCGCGATCTCGGTGCGTCGGCGGGCGGCATGCAATGGGTGGTGTCCGGTTACGCGCTGACCTTCGGCCTGGTGCTGGTCGCCGGCGGCAGGCTCGGCGACGCGCTGGGCAGGCGGCGGATGTTCCTCTTCGCGCTCACCGGGTTCGTGCTGACCAGCGCGCTCGCCGGGGCCGCGCCGACCGAGGTGCTTTTGATCCTGGCCCGGCTGCTGCAGGGCGTGGCGGGCGGGCTGCTCACCCCGCAGAACACCGGCCTGATCCAGGAGTTGTTCGCCGGTCCGGAACGTGGGCGCGCGTTCGGCATGTTCGGCGCCACGGTCGGGCTGTCCACCGCGATCGGCCCGGTGCTGGGCGGGGTGATCCTGGCGGCGTTCGGTGATCCGGAGGGCTGGCGCTGGGTGTTCTTCGTGAACATCCCGATCGGGGCGCTGGCGCTGGTGCTCGCGGCCAAGCTGCTGCCGAAGTCGCCGCGGCGGGTGCGCGGCCTGAAGTCCGAACTGGACTTCGTCGGCGCGCTGCTGCTCGGGCTGGCGGTGGCGGGGGTGCTGTTCCCGGTGATGGAGGCCGAGCAGGGCGGGCTGGGCACGCTGTGGTGGATGTTCCCGGTCGCGGTGGTGCTCGGAGTCCTTTTTGTCTGGTGGGAGCGGCGGCTGGTGCGGCTGGAACGAGCGCCGCTGCTGGACGTCCGGCTGTTCACCACGGTGCGCGGGTTCACCAGCGGCGCCACCCTCGGCTCGGTCTACTTCTGCGCGTTCACCGGGATCTGGCTGGTGTTCGCGATGTTCTTCCAGCAGGGGCTGGGATACACGCCGCTGGAGTCGGGGCTCGCGGTGACGCCGTTCGCCGTCGGCTCGGCGGTTTCGTCGGTGGTGGCGGGCAGGCTGGTCGAGCGCTGGGGACGCAGGCTGACCGTGACCGGACTGTCCATGGTGGTGCTCGGCATGCTCGGTTCGGGGGCGGCGGTGCTGTTGTTCCCGGCGCACGCCGGGCTCGCGGTGGCGCTGCCGTTGCTGGTCGGCGGCCTCGGCGGCGGCATGGTGATCTCGCCGAACACCACGCTCACCCTGGAGTGCGTGCCGACCAGGATGGCCGGGGTGGCCGGGGGCGCGCTGCAGACCGGTCAGCGCATCGGGACGGCGATCGGCACGGCCATGCTCGCCTCGATCTTCCACGCCGTGGTCACCGGTTCGGGGAAGGACTATCCGGTGGCGCTGGCGGTGTCCATGGGCTGCGCGGCCGGGCTCACCGCGGTCGCGCTCGGACTGGGGGTGTTCGAGCTGCGACGGCGGCGCGTCGCAGTCGGGGAGAAGCCGAGCGTATTCGTTGATAGTCCATCCGGGTGA
- the dnaE gene encoding DNA polymerase III subunit alpha, protein MSKDSFVHLHVHTEYSMLDGAAKIAPLFAEASRLEMPAVGMTDHGNMYGADEFYQQARKAGITPIIGIEAYVAPESRFHKKPVFWGQSNQRGADEFGEGGDVSGGGAYTHMTMLAENAAGLRNLFRLSSQASLEGYYRKPRMDRELISELHEGIIATTGCPSGEVQTRLRLGQKAEAIQAASDYKDIFGPDNFFLELMDHGLPIERSVREGLLEIGKQLGLRPLATNDSHYVTRDQADTHSALLCVQAGKTLNDPNRFKFDGDGYYLKSAAEMREYWDTEVPGAADSTLLIAERVQSYEEVYAHKDRLPFFEVPEGYDQGTWLREEVQRGLKWRFPDGAPEGYQERIDVELDVIIGKGFPAYFLIVADLINYARRVGIRVGPGRGSAAGSLVAYVLGITNLDPIPQKLLFERFLNPERVSMPDIDIDFDDRRRGEMIRYATDKYGVDKVAQVITFGTIKTKAAIKDAARVHYGQPGYAIADKISKALPPPIMAKDIPLSGIVDPKHERYGEAAEVRALVETDSEVSTIFETARGLEGLIRNAGVHACAVIMSSEPLTNAIPLWQRDDGSIITGWDYPSCEAIGLLKMDFLGLRNLTVIGDAIDNIKTNRGVDIDLDTLGVDDPETYKLLARGDTLGVFQLDGGPMRDLLRRMQPTLFDDIVAVGALYRPGPMGMNAHNDYADRKNGRQKVKPIHPQLDEPLKEILADTYGLIVYQEQIMHIGQKVAGYSMGRADVLRRAMGKKKQEVLEKEFEGFEAGMKASDLVPGGFSDEAIKALWDTILPFAGYAFNKSHAAAYGLISYWTAYLKANYTAEYMAALLTSVGDNKDKSAIYLSECRRLGIKVLPPDVNESAQRFAAVGDDIRFGMGAVRNVGANVVESIIKTREEKGKYTSFTDFLDKSELVACNKRVIESLIKAGAFDSMGNTRLSMVQAHEEAVEAVVPLKRQQAMGQFDLFGPMGDEPDDAAAAAASSPLAHLKFSDEEYPRKQLLSYEREMLGLYVSAHPLDGAERILRKHAKRPIAAILADPPKEGEIVVSGLITSLERRVNKKGEPWAICTVEDMDASLEVLFFPKSYAIFAADLIEDNAVLVKGRVNWREDKMSVFGGGLVPLDLSDAAVGDEEPPLVLLVAAEKLDQSVVSELKSTLLAHKGETPAHLKLMGKQGPRMYALDDYPVRVSSMLMGELKSIQGITANT, encoded by the coding sequence GTGTCCAAGGACTCTTTTGTCCATCTGCATGTGCACACCGAGTACTCGATGCTGGATGGTGCGGCGAAGATCGCGCCGTTGTTCGCGGAGGCGTCGCGGTTGGAGATGCCGGCGGTGGGGATGACCGACCACGGCAACATGTACGGGGCGGATGAGTTCTACCAGCAGGCGCGCAAGGCGGGGATCACGCCGATCATCGGGATCGAGGCGTATGTGGCGCCGGAGTCGCGGTTCCACAAGAAGCCGGTGTTCTGGGGGCAGTCGAACCAGCGTGGGGCGGATGAGTTCGGTGAGGGTGGTGATGTCTCCGGTGGGGGCGCTTACACGCACATGACGATGCTGGCGGAGAACGCGGCGGGGTTGCGGAACTTGTTCCGGTTGTCGTCACAGGCGTCGCTGGAGGGGTATTACCGCAAGCCGCGGATGGATCGTGAGTTGATCTCGGAGTTGCATGAGGGGATCATCGCGACGACGGGGTGTCCGTCGGGTGAGGTGCAGACGCGGTTGCGGCTGGGGCAGAAGGCCGAGGCGATCCAGGCGGCGTCGGATTACAAGGATATTTTCGGTCCGGACAACTTCTTCCTGGAGTTGATGGATCATGGGTTGCCGATCGAGCGGTCGGTGCGTGAGGGTTTGCTGGAGATCGGCAAGCAGCTGGGGTTGCGGCCGCTGGCGACGAATGATTCGCATTATGTGACGCGTGATCAGGCGGATACGCACAGTGCGTTGTTGTGTGTGCAGGCGGGTAAGACGCTCAATGATCCGAACCGGTTCAAGTTCGATGGTGATGGTTACTACCTGAAGTCCGCGGCGGAGATGCGGGAGTACTGGGACACCGAGGTCCCGGGTGCGGCGGACTCGACGTTGCTGATCGCCGAGCGCGTCCAGTCCTACGAAGAGGTGTACGCGCACAAGGACCGCCTCCCGTTCTTCGAGGTCCCCGAGGGTTACGACCAGGGCACCTGGCTGCGCGAGGAAGTCCAGCGTGGCCTCAAATGGCGGTTCCCGGACGGCGCGCCCGAGGGCTACCAGGAGCGCATCGACGTCGAACTCGACGTGATCATCGGGAAGGGCTTCCCGGCCTACTTCCTGATCGTCGCCGACCTGATCAACTACGCCCGGCGCGTGGGCATCCGCGTCGGCCCCGGCCGTGGTTCGGCCGCCGGTTCGCTGGTCGCCTACGTGCTCGGTATCACCAACCTGGACCCGATCCCGCAGAAGCTGCTGTTCGAGCGGTTCCTCAACCCCGAGCGCGTCTCGATGCCCGATATCGACATCGACTTCGACGACCGCCGCCGCGGCGAGATGATCCGCTACGCCACCGACAAGTACGGCGTGGACAAGGTCGCCCAGGTGATCACCTTCGGCACCATTAAGACCAAGGCGGCGATCAAGGACGCCGCCCGCGTCCACTACGGACAGCCCGGTTACGCGATCGCGGACAAGATCTCCAAGGCCCTGCCGCCGCCGATCATGGCCAAGGACATCCCGCTCTCGGGCATCGTCGACCCCAAGCACGAGCGCTACGGCGAAGCCGCCGAGGTCCGCGCGCTGGTGGAGACCGACTCCGAGGTGTCCACCATCTTCGAGACCGCGCGCGGTCTCGAAGGCCTGATCCGCAACGCCGGCGTGCACGCCTGCGCGGTGATCATGTCGAGCGAGCCGCTGACCAACGCGATCCCGCTGTGGCAGCGCGACGACGGCTCCATCATCACCGGCTGGGACTACCCGTCCTGCGAGGCCATCGGCCTGCTGAAGATGGACTTCCTCGGCCTGCGCAACCTGACCGTCATCGGCGACGCGATCGACAACATCAAGACCAACCGCGGGGTCGACATCGATCTCGACACCCTCGGCGTGGACGACCCGGAGACCTACAAGCTGCTCGCCCGCGGTGACACGCTCGGTGTGTTCCAGCTGGACGGCGGGCCGATGCGCGACCTGCTGCGCCGCATGCAGCCCACCCTGTTCGACGACATCGTCGCGGTCGGCGCGCTGTACCGCCCCGGCCCGATGGGCATGAACGCGCACAACGACTACGCCGACCGCAAGAACGGGCGGCAGAAGGTCAAGCCGATCCACCCGCAGCTCGACGAGCCCCTGAAGGAGATCCTGGCCGACACCTACGGCCTGATCGTCTACCAGGAGCAGATCATGCACATCGGCCAGAAGGTGGCCGGTTACTCGATGGGCCGCGCGGACGTGCTCCGCCGCGCGATGGGCAAGAAGAAGCAGGAAGTCCTCGAGAAGGAGTTCGAGGGCTTCGAGGCCGGGATGAAGGCCAGCGACCTGGTGCCCGGCGGGTTCTCCGACGAGGCGATCAAGGCGCTGTGGGACACGATCCTCCCGTTCGCCGGGTACGCGTTCAACAAGAGCCACGCGGCCGCGTACGGCCTGATCTCGTACTGGACCGCGTACCTCAAGGCGAACTACACCGCGGAGTACATGGCCGCGCTGCTGACCTCGGTCGGGGACAACAAGGACAAGTCCGCGATCTACCTGTCGGAGTGCCGCCGCCTCGGGATCAAGGTGCTGCCGCCGGACGTCAACGAGTCGGCCCAGCGGTTCGCGGCCGTCGGGGACGACATCCGCTTCGGCATGGGCGCGGTCCGCAACGTGGGCGCGAACGTGGTCGAGTCGATCATCAAGACCCGCGAGGAGAAGGGCAAGTACACCTCGTTCACCGACTTCCTGGACAAGTCGGAGCTGGTGGCCTGCAACAAGCGGGTGATCGAGTCGCTGATCAAGGCCGGGGCCTTCGACTCCATGGGCAACACCCGGCTGTCGATGGTCCAGGCGCACGAAGAAGCCGTCGAAGCGGTCGTGCCGCTCAAGCGCCAGCAGGCGATGGGCCAGTTCGACCTGTTCGGCCCGATGGGCGACGAACCGGACGACGCGGCGGCCGCGGCGGCGTCCTCCCCGCTGGCGCACCTGAAGTTCAGCGATGAGGAGTACCCGCGCAAGCAGCTGCTCTCCTACGAGCGCGAGATGCTGGGCCTCTACGTTTCGGCGCACCCGCTGGACGGGGCCGAGCGGATCCTGCGCAAGCACGCGAAGCGGCCGATCGCGGCGATCCTGGCGGATCCGCCGAAGGAAGGCGAGATCGTGGTGTCCGGGCTGATCACGTCGCTGGAGCGGCGGGTCAACAAGAAGGGCGAGCCCTGGGCGATCTGCACGGTGGAGGACATGGACGCCTCGCTGGAGGTGCTGTTCTTCCCGAAGTCCTACGCGATCTTCGCCGCGGACCTGATCGAGGACAACGCGGTGCTGGTCAAGGGCAGGGTGAACTGGCGCGAGGACAAGATGTCGGTGTTCGGTGGCGGGCTCGTGCCGCTGGACCTGTCCGACGCCGCGGTCGGTGACGAGGAGCCGCCGCTGGTGCTGCTGGTCGCCGCGGAGAAGCTCGACCAGTCGGTGGTCAGCGAGCTGAAGTCCACGCTGCTGGCGCACAAGGGCGAAACCCCGGCGCACCTGAAGCTGATGGGCAAGCAGGGGCCGCGGATGTACGCGCTGGACGACTACCCGGTGCGGGTCAGCTCGATGCTGATGGGTGAGTTGAAGAGCATTCAGGGGATCACGGCGAACACGTGA